The window ACCTGAGCCTTTGCAGGTCTCAGTGCAACATTCTGCTGTTCAGCTCACCTGTTGGATGTTATTTAAAACTTAACTTCATCTcctcatatttttttatttatttatttgtatcctAAATCCAGTGTACGGATTTTAGTATAAATCAATACTTCATGAGAACAGTCAACTTAAATAAAACGTCATGTTTCTTTAGGAGCTCTGTCTTGTATTTTAGATACCGGTTATTGTTTGAGTACGTTGGTCTTGGTGGGCTTTCGAAAGTTCAGGAAGAAGTTaatcttaaataaatgttttaagtaAGAAGGACACCACTGGAACAGTGACAGCATTTCATCCCTTCTTCCAACTGCCCCTTGTCGACAAGCCTCCACGTCTTTTGATATTGTCAACCGAGAGTAGAAAAAGTGGAAACGTAGGAGCAGGAATCTCATGTCCGAGCCATTTTGTGAAGCCCCGGTGAGTTGTGATAGTTCTGGAGAGAAGAGATGAGAGCAGAAACTGTTAAGTTCACAAGAACACGTTTAAAGATGTAGATGACTTAAACTCAAAACCAGTCTTGAAGCGCGCGTGTAAGACATTACATGATTTAATTTAGATTAAGGAATGtgagaatttgtgtgtgtggtcattgATTTATAGGTAGACCTGAAGGCCGGTTTCTGTTCTCACTCTGTTGGCCGTGCGTTAACCATTGAGACAatgcaatgaaaacaaataacaaaaacacgTCCAGGTTCTCACCCTCATGGCCGTGGATATCCAGGGCAGAAACCTGGAAATTCTGGTGTAGACTCCGGGTTTCTTGGCCATGGCGCAGCCTATTCCCCAGCTCACCACCCCCAGCAGGCGATACCGCTTGGTCTTGGACAGACAGTCCTCCGCCACAAAGGGGCCGCCGCTGTCTCCCTGAAACCACAGAAGAGATTACAGCGCTTCCCAAACATTTCCAACAGCTTATTGACAACCAGGTACACGCATCAGGAAAACGTAAACCTTTAGATTCTAGTTAAAAACAAGCATCCGATTAAACCGAGCACACCCGCATGAGGGCAAAGAAACCCCCAGAGTCCGAATGCACCGGCATGCAAAAGCAAAGTCACACTCTGACCTGACAGGCATCCATGCCTCCTTTCTCATAACCAGCACAGAACATACTGGTGGTGATCTGATTGTCATAGTAGTCCGGAGCGTTGCATACAGCATCGCTGATGATGGGGACGTTCGCTTCCTGCAGAATATCTGCTTGAACACCTGAAAGTGagaaatcaaaaacattttaaaacaacaatactTTGGAGGGGTTTTTAATGAGTCTAAAGAGGAATTAGTTGTTATGAAACCATTGGAAAATTCCAATCATCAAAATGGTATTTCTGtcctctctgctgtttgttATGATATCACATGTTTATACGAAGATAGATCATGTCATGCAACATCAAATTTTACAATTTTAACAGCTGTACTAAAATGCAGACGACTCACCGTGGTATTCTACATTTCCCCAGCCGGTTACTGTTCCCATCTGTCCGTCTATCAGTCTCTGACCGTGTGCCGGCAGGCAAATAGGCTGGATGCATTctacgcacacaaacatgtgtaTTATTACACTATTCaccatcaaacacacactcataccATATATTGTATCGGAAAGTGTAGATGACTTTGTCAGCGTCTGTCTTGTTCTTCCAAACTATAATGTGTGCCATCTTCGCCTTATAAAGCTACAAACCACGGGTTATTTTATTAACCTCATCAACAGCACTGAAACCATTCACTACACAAATAGCCCTTTGACTTGCAGTATTCTAGACCTGACATGCTGTGGCTGTAATTTTAAAGTCAAACACTAGATGTCAGAAGTGAGCTGCTTAAAGAACAGTTTCTGCTTCAAGCGCCTTCCATCTAGATCCTGTTTACATAAAGCAGGTAAATAACTATAATTGATCCGTCTGGTTATCTCATTATTCAGCCTTATCTGTAAACATTGTCAATCAAATAGACcggtgtgtgtcagtgagcGTGTCTCGTGAACAGGTGTGTGGGCCTCTGTGTGGCCTACCGTTGAAGGTGAGGGGCTGGGTGAGGGCCAGGACAGCGATGTCCCTGCTGTTGTCATCGATGCTAGGATCTACAAAGGGCAGGTAGCTGCTGTGGTAAACGATGGTGTTCACCTCCACCACGTTGGCGTTGACTGGTGTACTATAGATGGAGCCCAGCTTCACACGCCAGTGATTAACGACGCGATATCTTCTAGCAGGAAATAAAAgtgtgaatataaatatatatatatggaatttGTCCGCAATGTACTTTAAAGTCAATTAGGATTACTGTATGTGAGGCTGGATTACTGACTCTCTGAAGCAGTGAGCTGCTGACACAATCCAGCGGTTTGAGATGATGGTTCCTCCGCACTGATGAACGCCTTCGTACTCCAATCTGACCTGCCATGGCCAGTTGCCCTGCCTGGCATTCACACCGCCAACGATGCGGTCTGCTGCGAAGCTACGCCTGCCACAGTCTGccgaggagagagaagggaaagctCGCCGTCGGTGTAAACTGGAAGTGAATACATTTTATATCATAGACAGGACAAAGTGAATTAAGTTAAATAATTAAgcaggagagaagcagagaacaTTGACAGAGAGGCAGCAAAAAATATAGACAGAAAGAAGCACTCATGATGACAATCCCAACACGCCGGGGAAGGATGAGGTCTGAGCTCACGTCTTACCTTGACACAACAGTGTGAGAACCTCCCTGCTCTCACAGTCActgaaacacagagagaaagagtcaGCAACAACCTGACAGAGAAGAAGCAACTAAGCCTTTAGCTTTCTCTTTGTCAACCGAGCGCACAagtggaggaaaacaaagagtTCAGTGTGGTAGAAAGTTAGCATGCCGCGAGACAGGTGCCTGAGCCAACAGACAGGTGTTTGTTACCATGGGAACAACGCGTCTTTGATTTTCTTGCCGTAGCTGAGCTCTTGCGGTCTGACACAGAAGAAGTCGCCGCCATCTCCGCTGGCCTCTGGCACCGACGAGACGGAGTAATTCACCACACTGAAAACAGACACGCACGCCTGCGTCACACTATGCTGAAAACTATGCTGAGATATTCTGATTAATAATATCTCACCTGATGAAGCCCACTTCTTCACAGCTGATGCTAGCTAGCAGCTCATTGGCTGAGGAAGAACACACCTGACGCCACCTCTTCTCGGCCGGGTCAAAGACTCTGAGACGTTGGTCAGCAGAATTTATCTGGACTGCAGGAAATGACACTTTAAATTTTACAACACGCTTGGTGGAATAGCACAAACTGCTGCTTActttatatgtatttttctgtgtaaATCAGGTcacaattattgttattatgagAGCAGAGATTGAACGATAAAACCAGTTGTTCATTAAGAGTCTTTTCTTATTTAGAACAAacgttttgttattttatttgttaatacacatttaaaaaatatatatataaatccgATACTGAAAGTTTCTAAAAATGCATAAAGTAAAAATCCTCAGTTTGCTTTCTGCTACGGACAGACAGACTACAAATCTTGTCCTCTCGTACTTACCATCATACAATCCTGTGTCTTCATCCATGGAGCAATACGTGACTACAGAAGGGATAAAAAAGAATGGCCCTCAATGCAAAACATAATGTCAAATACTTCTAACAGTAGGATTCTTatggtgtgtttgagtgaaaatgtgtgtgacGATGTGTATATGTGAAAGCATTGCGGTCTGACCTACGGCCCACACAGCTGCTCCAATGGCTCCCAAGGTCATCAGTGTCGCACACACCCCAATCACACGACAGGGGGTCAACACACAGGTCAGAGAGATTCCCCTGtgccctgcagacacacacaaccacacgcaTCAAAGATTCAAGTGTAAACATCGTtatttagagctgcaactaactgCTATTTTTCTTTGTCAATTAAAATAAGATAAGGACGAGTGTATTTCTTTGGGTCTTGGTTTTATACTTAAGTTGCCCTACAACAAACTTCGGAAGATGACCGGTTGCAGCTTGCTGTCCCAATGTGAAGGGGCAAGCTGCACAGTTCCTGGCAAAGAATGAAAAGGCCACCGATTAGATCAATAGTCTAAAGTCTAGCATTTCTCCACAAGGCAAGAACAAACTTCTAAACTGGGGGTATATAGTGCCATGTTTGTCCCGTGTGCATGTGCAGTATGTGAGCGCACTTTTCACTAGCGTTCTGCACCTCTGATCCTCGCCTCAAATGTGTCAACTTGacacatattttgttttaattgtagATTGGGCAACATAAGTTTGACACAGCAATTATTAACATAAATCCATTCAGCTGGGTCAGTTCAAGGGTCCCGGAACAGAGCATGCAGGCTGACCGGCATGGCTTACTCGGAACACTTGTGATGGTACTGAGCCATAAGACATAAAATGTCAGAAGTACCATTCTTGGACCTGTTGTAatgtttcaaaaaaagaaaagaaaatagcacTGAAAAATCCTCTCTTTGTGAGGGCTGTCAGCCTGCCGTACACATCCCACATCATCCAACACGCCGCAGTTCATTTACCATCCCAGTGACAACCATTAACACAAGACCACGCACGGTcttcgtcattatcatcatcatcagggttAGAGCAACAGTGCAGGGGAACGCAGGAGGCTGCACCTCTTGACGCCGAATCATTAACAGCCAAACCAAActgatgaatgaatgtttcACCATAAGAACAGGGGTAATTACATTTCCGTGAGAACGGGCCTTTTTTCCCAGCAGACATTGTGACTTTGTAACGTTCGGAAAAGCAACCGGTGTTACAAATGACATTAGCAAAGGCTCGCTTACATTCCAAGTCCCCCAATGTATGAATATTTCCCAGAATCAGTGGTGGACGAGTCATAGCTGCTAACACACTGATGTTAATGAGAGtaatgattaaataaataactattgaacacacacacacgctttagtCCTTGTAAAGCTAATGCAGACATCACTGAGTGATCAAGTGCACCTGTGTGTTTCAGGCTTTGACCTGTGTAAACTATTACAAGCATCTGTCATTCATAGGACATTTATAAAGACTTTATTCCGCTTCAGTAACAGCTGAAGGAAAAAATGAGGGGGGAAATGTAACTCTTTGtgctttaatataatatatatatataatatatattttctgtaaCCGCCTGTTTGGAGAAAGCAGGAAAAAGGTTTTGGCATGTTACTGCATTGTAAAATTTGTGCTTTCCATCAACATGCAAGGAAACAACCACAGAACCACCTGCACTGTTTCTACGTCGTGATCCAGAAACacaagctcctcctctctctctctgtacctGTCCTTCCGCCCCCCtcagcccctccctcccttccatcAGGTTTCCCCTCCAATCATCCAATCAGCAAGACAATGGTGTTATTGTTCCTTGTGATTTATTGACTTCAACGTCACTGGAgctgcccacccccccctgttttcttctctctctctggatgtCTTCTCCCTAACACAGCGCTCTTCTCAATCAACCTGCAGCACGGAACAAACACTCCATTGTGAGCTTCTACCAGAGACCACCTCCCCctgagtgtatgtgtgtctgcaaTTGTGAGTCAGGAATTTACAGTACCTGCAATCACTGAGGAAGTATGTGCTGGCAAGTAGAATGCAgaagtaaaaatgtatgttgcaAAGAGCTTTGAAACTGTGTTAAGTTCATAGTATGGttcattttattgtaaatgGGTTA is drawn from Pungitius pungitius chromosome 11, fPunPun2.1, whole genome shotgun sequence and contains these coding sequences:
- the hpn gene encoding serine protease hepsin isoform X2, which codes for MHPTLYPGHRGISLTCVLTPCRVIGVCATLMTLGAIGAAVWAVVTYCSMDEDTGLYDVQINSADQRLRVFDPAEKRWRQVCSSSANELLASISCEEVGFISVVNYSVSSVPEASGDGGDFFCVRPQELSYGKKIKDALFPCDCESREVLTLLCQDCGRRSFAADRIVGGVNARQGNWPWQVRLEYEGVHQCGGTIISNRWIVSAAHCFRESVIQPHIQRYRVVNHWRVKLGSIYSTPVNANVVEVNTIVYHSSYLPFVDPSIDDNSRDIAVLALTQPLTFNECIQPICLPAHGQRLIDGQMGTVTGWGNVEYHGVQADILQEANVPIISDAVCNAPDYYDNQITTSMFCAGYEKGGMDACQGDSGGPFVAEDCLSKTKRYRLLGVVSWGIGCAMAKKPGVYTRISRFLPWISTAMRNYHNSPGLHKMART
- the hpn gene encoding serine protease hepsin isoform X1 → MYAEKVVAEGKMGHRGISLTCVLTPCRVIGVCATLMTLGAIGAAVWAVVTYCSMDEDTGLYDVQINSADQRLRVFDPAEKRWRQVCSSSANELLASISCEEVGFISVVNYSVSSVPEASGDGGDFFCVRPQELSYGKKIKDALFPCDCESREVLTLLCQDCGRRSFAADRIVGGVNARQGNWPWQVRLEYEGVHQCGGTIISNRWIVSAAHCFRESVIQPHIQRYRVVNHWRVKLGSIYSTPVNANVVEVNTIVYHSSYLPFVDPSIDDNSRDIAVLALTQPLTFNECIQPICLPAHGQRLIDGQMGTVTGWGNVEYHGVQADILQEANVPIISDAVCNAPDYYDNQITTSMFCAGYEKGGMDACQGDSGGPFVAEDCLSKTKRYRLLGVVSWGIGCAMAKKPGVYTRISRFLPWISTAMRNYHNSPGLHKMART
- the hpn gene encoding serine protease hepsin isoform X3, with the protein product MYAEKVVAEGKMGHRGISLTCVLTPCRVIGVCATLMTLGAIGAAVWAVVTYCSMDEDTGLYDVQINSADQRLRVFDPAEKRWRQVCSSSANELLASISCEEVGFISVVNYSVSSVPEASGDGGDFFCVRPQELSYGKKIKDALFPCDCESREVLTLLCQDCGRRSFAADRIVGGVNARQGNWPWQVRLEYEGVHQCGGTIISNRWIVSAAHCFRERYRVVNHWRVKLGSIYSTPVNANVVEVNTIVYHSSYLPFVDPSIDDNSRDIAVLALTQPLTFNECIQPICLPAHGQRLIDGQMGTVTGWGNVEYHGVQADILQEANVPIISDAVCNAPDYYDNQITTSMFCAGYEKGGMDACQGDSGGPFVAEDCLSKTKRYRLLGVVSWGIGCAMAKKPGVYTRISRFLPWISTAMRNYHNSPGLHKMART